Proteins from one Triticum aestivum cultivar Chinese Spring chromosome 7A, IWGSC CS RefSeq v2.1, whole genome shotgun sequence genomic window:
- the LOC123148220 gene encoding pentatricopeptide repeat-containing protein At1g18485: MPATVHLAPLPHRAQPHASKPPPPPAKPAAPSLPQWNALLAEHSRAGRHAAALALLPPLLAASEGLAPDRFTLPPAARSCGFLRGGAAGAGRQVHALAAKLGLPGDPFVGNSLVSMYGRCGRVEDAEKVFGGIPDAARNLVSWNALMAALSGDPRRGLELFRDCLLALGGMVDEATLVTVLPMCAALGWSDMGRAVHSLAVKSGWDAAARVGNVLVDMYAKCGELGDAERVFPEAPSVVSWNVMLGAYARNRETEAAFGLLRDMHMQIEENGSVPADEITVLSVLPACSGLPELARLRELHAFTVRRGLDATGDKVPNALVAAYGRCGRLLHADRVFAGIRSKTVSSWNALISAHAQQNSAAAIELFIQMTNACGLKPDGFSIGSLLMACADPKHLLHGKATHGFILRNGLEKDPIIRVSLLSAYIRCSRTEPLARMLFDAMEGKGEVSWNAMIAGYSQNGRPGESLQLFRELQSMEGHCSSVISATSALMACSELSAVRLGKEMHCFALKADLCDDPFLSSSLIDMYSKCGFADDARAFFDQLKARDAKVSWTAMITGYAVNGLGKEAVKLYGKMRREGMEPDELTYLGLLMACGHAGMLEEGLHFFEEMRNHHHKIEPKLEHYGCVIGMLSRAGRFADAVALMAEMPQEPDAKILSSVLSACHIHGEAELGSEVADRLLELEPDKAEHYVLASNMYAGSGRWNEMRKVRKMLRDTGVAKEPGCSWIDVAGKVYSFVAGENTLPEMGEVRRMWLSLEERIREIGYVPDTTVVLHELEEEEKVEALRWHSEKQAVAFGLLRTAAPATVRVFKNIRMCKDCHNAARLISKVTGREIVVRDKKRFHHFGGGVCSCGEYW; this comes from the coding sequence ATGCCCGCCACCGTCCACCTCGCGCCGCTTCCCCATCGCGCACAGCCACACGCAAgcaagcctcctccgccgccggcgaaGCCCGCTGCCCCGTCGCTCCCGCAATGGAACGCCCTCCTCGCCGAGCACTCCCGAGCCGGCCGTCATGCCGCTGCCCTCGCGCTCCTACCGCCGCTCCTCGCAGCCTCAGAGGGCCTCGCCCCCGACAGGTTCACGCTGCCTCCCGCCGCCAGGTCCTGCGGCTTCCTACGCGGCGGGGCCGCCGGCGCGGGGCGCCAGGTCCACGCGCTCGCCGCCAAGCTCGGCCTGCCCGGCGACCCCTTCGTCGGCAACTCCCTCGTCTCGATGTACGGCCGGTGCGGCCGCGTCGAGGACGCCGAGAAGGTGTTCGGCGGAATTCCGGATGCGGCCCGGAACCTCGTGTCCTGGAACGCGCTCATGGCGGCCCTCTCCGGCGACCCACGGCGCGGCCTGGAGCTGTTCCGGGACTGCCTGCTGGCGCTCGGCGGGATGGTGGACGAGGCGACGCTGGTGACGGTGCTCCCAATGTGCGCCGCGCTCGGGTGGTCGGATATGGGCAGGGCGGTGCATAGCCTCGCGGTCAAGTCCGGATGGGACGCGGCCGCGCGGGTGGGCAACGTGCTGGTCGACATGTACGCCAAGtgcggcgagctcggggacgccgAGCGCGTGTTCCCAGAGGCCCCGTCCGTCGTGTCCTGGAACGTGATGCTCGGCGCGTACGCGCGGAACCGCGAGACCGAAGCGGCGTTCGGGCTGCTGCGAGACATGCACATGCAGATCGAAGAAAACGGCAGCGTGCCGGCCGACGAGATCACCGTTCTGAGCGTCCTGCCGGCGTGCTCCGGCCTGCCGGAGCTGGCCAGGCTGAGGGAGCTGCACGCCTTCACCGTTCGGAGAGGCCTGGATGCCACCGGCGACAAGGTGCCAAACGCACTGGTGGCAGCCTACGGGAGATGCGGGCGCCTGCTCCACGCCGACCGCGTCTTCGCCGGCATCCGGAGCAAGACGGTGAGCTCGTGGAATGCACTCATCAGTGCCCACGCGCAGCAGAACAGCGCCGCCGCGATCGAGCTGTTCATTCAGATGACCAATGCCTGCGGGCTGAAGCCTGACGGGTTCAGCATTGGGAGCTTGCTCATGGCATGTGCCGATCCGAAGCACCTGCTCCATGGCAAGGCCACCCATGGATTCATCCTCAGGAATGGACTGGAGAAGGACCCTATCATCCGGGTCTCGCTCCTCTCGGCTTACATCCGATGCAGCAGGACGGAGCCTTTGGCTCGAATGCTGTTCGATGCAATGGAGGGAAAGGGTGAGGTTTCATGGAACGCCATGATCGCCGGGTACTCGCAGAACGGGCGACCCGGTGAGTCGCTCCAGCTCTTCAGGGAGTTGCAATCCATGGAAGGCCATTGTTCATCAGTGATTTCAGCAACAAGTGCCTTGATGGCCTGCTCAGAGTTATCAGCTGTTCGATTAGGGAAGGAGATGCACTGCTTTGCCCTGAAAGCTGACCTCTGCGATGACCCATTTCTATCCAGCTCGTTGATTGACATGTACTCGAAGTGCGGATTTGCGGACGACGCCAGGGCGTTCTTCGACCAGTTGAAGGCAAGAGACGCAAAGGTGTCATGGACGGCGATGATCACCGGGTACGCCGTCAATGGTTTGGGGAAAGAAGCTGTTAAGCTATATGGCAAAATGAGGAGGGAGGGGATGGAACCTGATGAACTCACCTACCTTGGCCTACTGATGGCATGTGGCCATGCAGGGATGCTGGAGGAGGGGCTGCATTTCTTCGAGGAGATGAGAAACCATCATCACAAAATAGAACCGAAGCTAGAGCACTATGGCTGCGTCATCGGCATGCTGAGCCGGGCAGGGCGCTTCGCCGACGCGGTGGCGCTCATGGCGGAGATGCCGCAGGAGCCCGACGCCAAGATACTGAGCTCCGTGCTCTCTGCCTGCCACATACATGGAGAAGCAGAGCTGGGAAGCGAGGTCGCTGACAGGTTGCTTGAGCTCGAACCCGACAAGGCCGAGCACTACGTCCTCGCCTCCAACATGTACGCCGGGTCCGGGCGGTGGAATGAGATGAGGAAGGTGAGGAAGATGCTCAGGGACACTGGCGTCGCCAAGGAGCCAGGCTGCAGCTGGATCGACGTCGCGGGCAAGGTGTACAGCTTCGTCGCCGGAGAAAACACGCTCCCTGAGATGGGCGAGGTGAGAAGGATGTGGCTTAGCCTGGAGGAGAGGATCCGCGAGATCGGGTACGTTCCCGACACCACGGTCGTGCTGcacgagctcgaggaggaagagaAAGTGGAGGCGCTGCGGTGGCACAGCGAGAAGCAGGCCGTCGCGTTCGGGCTGCTGAGGACGGCCGCGCCGGCGACGGTGAGGGTGTTCAAGAACATCAGGATGTGCAAGGATTGCCACAACGCCGCCAGGCTCATCTCAAAGGTGACAGGGAGGGAGATTGTGGTTCGGGACAAGAAGAGGTTCCATCATTTCGGGGGTGGTGTCTGCTCCTGTGGGGAGTACTGGTGA